The Nicotiana sylvestris chromosome 6, ASM39365v2, whole genome shotgun sequence genomic sequence ATCAGAATGGCTATTTTTGCCATTTAATTTACTTTGAATTCTCAGCTTTCCTTGCCCTCTATTTGGCATGATACCTTCAATTTTCTTCGTACTTTGCCTCATATTCCTTTGCTCCACCATTCTTTTTCTTCCTCCAATTCTGCCACTGGCAACTTGAATAGTTGCTGGAGTTACACCATGAAaatcttcctggaatttcaagaACGTACCCCTTCAGTTAATTTTTAAAACTCTCATCATTGGAAAAAATTAGGCTTCACACAGTGGCGGAGCCAAGATTACTATTAAGGGGGTCAAAATAAACTCATGAAGAAATCAACAGGTGTTAGTATGTACtagtatatatacatattaaaaaaaattacctCGAATAATGAACTATTTATGATGAGTTTAACTTATATATACATGTAAAAAGAAGTTTTATACTATATAAGGTCATGCCACAAAAATTAACTATAAATAAATGTTCATAATAAGTGGAACAAATGATATGAAAAATAAGGCAGACAACCTGCTTAACTGGTTAAATTACACTAATATCTGTAATACGAGGATTTATTATGAATTGACAAGTTTTACGCGGACGTGAAACTACACTAATAGTATAGCAATTCTTACATTATCAATGCATATAAGTTAAACTCAATTCTTACCTTCTCCACATTAAGGTGGCTCCTTCTTGtcttagcaataccatttccagCTTCATCGACCACAAAATTTTGTTTAACTGCAGAAAGGCGTAAATAGACAACTAATGAGATTTCAGTAGAAAGGAACTTTCTAACttaagaaaaattatattatatacacatattaaaggggaaaaagaaaagatcaGTACTAATATACCTTTGTCAGTATGAGCAATAGTATCGTTTATGAATAGCAAAATGAAAAGCAGAACAAGCATAAAGCTACTAAAACTTAAGGACAACATTTTATTTTACTAGGGGTATGTTTGTCTATCACTCTTCAACAAAGGAGAGGAAATTAATGGAACAAAAACAGGAGATTTATAGAAAGTCCAGAGTCTAAAACCAAGTCAAAGCCTTGGGTTATGAACTGCTAACTTTTTGTTGATAAAAAATGGTTTAGGGTACAAGAAGCACCTGGGGAAAATCAAAGCCTGATTGTATAGAAAGAGGACAATAGTAAAAGTAacatttaaaaaatgaaaaatgattttGTTAGAATATAAACTAGACTCTTCATAAAGTATTACTAGTATAAGGCACAAAAAGGATGAAAAATGgagaaaaatataaattaaactaCTACACTAAACATATATAGAAAACATTAGTCTTACATAACATATTGTAAGACGTTTTTGGTAGGTGCTAAGAAACAATTTTAGACTTACAACTACTAAATGCTTTCAACACACTATAGTGTAAAAGAAGAATTAAACCAAATAGCCGTTCACCtaatttattaaattaaaaataactgGTGGATGcataacatatatataatttatgtataatatatgtataacttTGTGCAATCAATGTATTATCTATATATACGGACCAAAAAAGTAAATAGTGAAGCTCGCCGGCTATTTGCATAACAATCCCAATATAAAAGTCACACCTTGATAATACAAAAGAAGGATTTTTaccttcctataccatatatgaaatcTTATTACCcttaatgtttaaggtttgatttaattacaaactcgtataccaaattaccaattctataccatacttaattaagggtctaattaatgggcaatttttactccttaattaaagatATCCATAtatcccacgtttctctctccccttAATTCCTAAGATCCGACCATAttcgttttccccctcccatttctttctcttctccattccttcttcttctcaaaaaataCAGAGATGAGACCCATTGAGTATATCATCTTCATCGTGGTAGATGTTTTCCGCCATCTACCAGATTTGTAGTATATTGTCTTCAGCAACACTAGCGACGACCCAGTCTTCACATGGGTTCCATGAGAAGTCAGAAATTTTACTTGTATGGCCACCATGAATAAAGAGCAACTCTGGTGGCCCATCTTCTGCTGTTTTGTTCTTCATCAATCCTGGAAAAATtgatttgtagtttatttgtaaaaattttgtagataaagagaaaattttgtagtcaacatttttttcaacatagattgtagtGTAATTGTactataaatgtagtaattttatAGATACCCTTCAAAACAATACTGCTTTATACATACGTAAACTGATTTGTAGATTTTTTGTAGAAAATTCGTAGATTAGgagaaaattttgtagtcaacattttttttcaatataGATTgcagtttaattgtagtataaatataGTAATTTGTAGATACCATTAAAACAATATTGCTTTATACATActtaaactgatttgtagtttatttgtagattttttgtagaaattttgttgACCCAAGCGCATCAGCTCACTCCCGTCAAGAACAAGAGCTCCTCCCTTCGAATAGTTGACGAAAACAGAGCCTTGCATATTTAAATATGCTCAGTCATTCCtaaagaaaaaagaggagaaCCAAATCAAAAAGACTCTGAGCTTTAGAAAGGGAAGACTGGTATATACTTAGAGAAACAGAAATAcgtgaaaaataaggaaagagaagCCTCTAGAAAAAGGAGGAAACAAATCTAATGTGAATATGAAAAAATATTTAGTCCCAAATTTTTAGGCGCCTAATTTGGAAGGAATAAGCTATTCAAATTTTTATCTCAGATTTGTAGGCTCCTAATTTGGAAGGAATCAACTCTTAATATTTGGTATTTAATGAATGATATAAATTTTGTAGGAAAAATATAAACATGGCCGGTAATAATGGAAATATGCACATTTTtagtaataaggtttcatatatggtatagataggaaAAAATCCCTACAAAAGATCATGCACCTAAGATaactaaaatgaaaaatgagattAATTATCACTAAAATATTTAACTTTATAAAAGTCACACCTTGATAGTACATGCAAACCAAGTTTTTGTTTTCTATTTGGTGTTACGTTTAACTTTTATATAATGACAGTGTCAATAAATTCTATTATATTGTTTATATGTATAATTAAATAAAATCTTTATTCCCTCCGATCcgctttaatttattttttagccTTTTATTAATGGTTCATAGTATTTGatttttcaaatatcaacaagaaATTAACTTCTTTTTTCAAAGTTGTCCTTAGAGTAAAGAGTCTTGGAGTGTCTGTGTAACGACCCGAATTTTCGTTCTAGGAATTAGCATTTTTGTTCAACGGCTTAAGACCTTGAGAAGCTTCGTAATATGTATCACGAACCACATGTAtggtcgagtttggttttcgtaagattcggagttaaatttaaagaaaaaaaaacttatttTGAAGCTCAAAtagaaagagttgaccggagagttgacttttaaGTAAACGACCCCGAAATGGAATGTTAATGatgtcaatagcttcgtatggtgatttcggacttagacgTGTGTCCGAATTTTGATTTGGAAGTCCACATGACAATttggcgcattttggcgaaataagaaagttgacgtgttttaattatattattttatatgtggaaGAGGTCTATTACCATTATGAataccaattggatatgatagcAAATGTACAAGGCGTACTATAAGATatatggggtctaaggaaagTTCTAAGTCTAAGACAATTGGAAAATTACATAATATACAAAATTTGCAAataagtacgcacaagacctcaattTGTACGAGCATATCTACGTGGATATAACGAGTTGTGTgattcacaacctatcaaattaaagtaCTTTGAGTCTGGTTTCCATAGaatcaaaccgttcatcatttggaggtgtacacagaaagttatgaccatttacTAGACATGTGTCATATGCGCGCCCAGGTGCGCGGTCAGATGCGTGACCGCGCATATTCGAAATGTTTCTGCCTGTGAGCGCAGCCAGATGCGCGACCGTGCTAGTAAAACTCGCTATAATACCCCTGGACAGTGTATAAACTGAAGGGGTCCGAAATTCTTCCATTTTTGGTCATTCAaactcggatttgggcgattccaAAGGGGGTTTTCACCATTTCGACTTGGGTAAATGTTCTATATCCGGAAGTGAttacatttcatgaatctataTCAATATTCATCGTTTATTTCGGATTTGAATGAAAGAAATTGAAGTTTTTgtaaaactttccaaaaataaaaatttaggatttgaaggtCCATTTGATATCGAGattcgataatttttgtatggttgaactcgtatcgaaatggattgtcggattttatgagtttcgtcGGATTCCGAGATATGGACCCCACGGGCAATTTTGAGctaaattttggatttttaatttggaaaatgtgtaaattcatatggaattaattcgtacgatttatattgagtatattaaattattatgactagatttgaagctTCCGACGAATTCgtgaggcaaaggcttgttggaattttgaattggttgcaaagcgaggtaagtgtttggtctaaccttagcttgagggattaggagttgtgtcctatttgctatatgttgtttgttgagtacgacgtataggcatggtgacgaatatctatacgttggtgtcaaacatgcccgtgagtcttatactttgattaatgtgactctgtctcgtattgttcatgctctatatgataatttctattgagaaatatgacttgtggaagtattattgaattgttgaacattgtagagcattggctctagttaagaatagaattgttgaaccttgtagagcattggctcaagttgagaattgaattgttgaacattgtagagcattggctcaagttgagaattgaattgttgaacattgtaaagcattggctcaagttgagaattgaattgttgaacattgtagagcattggctcaagttgagaattgaattgttgaacattatagagcattggctcaaattgtgaatcaagttgtgaagtaaatgtgaaaaagaaaagaggttgatgatattatctcccttgctgggatgttgttgctttgatattctctcccttgccgggacgttattattcatgatattgtttcccttgccggggtttattgtgatatttttgattttcccttgcccaaattactttgtgattgttgcttgggtgaggaagaatgataaagcacgaagggtgatgccgtgcagtttatattgattcttatggtgaggaagagtgtaaagtacgaaaggtgatgtcgtgcatttgtccttgattttcctgattcttgttgataattgaattatggttTTCCTTATATTCCTTTATTGGTTTCCTGTTAATACCTGATATTATTGACTTCCTTGCCTGGATTGCTTTGTGAATGTTgcttgggtgagaaagagtgtaaagtacgaagggtgatgccgtgtatggtaaggaagagtgtaaagtacgaagggtgatgccgtgcatttgtccTTGATatcctgattcttgttgataattgattATGGTTTTCCTTATATTCCTTTATTGGTTTCATGTTAATACCTGATATTATTGACTTCCTTGCCCGGATTGCTTTGTGAATGTTGCTTGggcgaggaagagtgtaaagcatgaaaggtgatgtcgtgcatggtgaggaagagtgtaaagtacgaagggtgatgccgtgcatggtGAGAACGaaagtaaaatcacgaagggtgatgctgtgcactttctatttgttgtgtttatttgttattaatatttcaagtgtattaactgtttagatccctttatactgttgtgatcctttgtgttggaatccatagtgttttcAATACCTC encodes the following:
- the LOC104240192 gene encoding uncharacterized protein, with the protein product MLVLLFILLFINDTIAHTDKVKQNFVVDEAGNGIAKTRRSHLNVEKEDFHGVTPATIQVASGRIGGRKRMVEQRNMRQSTKKIEGIMPNRGQGKLRIQSKLNGKNSHSDNVKVNRGSFTAFSADYHMPRTHPPKNN